One genomic window of Choristoneura fumiferana chromosome 14, NRCan_CFum_1, whole genome shotgun sequence includes the following:
- the LOC141435089 gene encoding NADH dehydrogenase [ubiquinone] iron-sulfur protein 6, mitochondrial-like, giving the protein MSLNIRLSPLLKKIPSKSVNPLLRRFVCIDKTEDVQTHTGQKWDSDDYRMVRFTNAPKQVNHSWAANLIASVPPKQVTKRVVWCDGGSGPEGHPRVYINLDKPGDHSCGYCGLRFEKTNNH; this is encoded by the exons ATGAGTTTGAATATCAGGTTGTCcccattacttaaaaaaatcccatcTAAAAGCGTGAATCCGCTGTTACGCCGCTTCGTTTGCATTGATAAAACGGAAGACGTGCAAACTCACACAGGCCaa AAATGGGACTCTGATGACTACAGAATGGTGAGGTTCACTAATGCTCCAAAACAAGTGAATCACAGCTGGGCTGCAAATCTGATAGCCTCGGTCCCACCAAAGCAAGTGACTAAAAGAGTAGTATGGTGTGACGGTGGCAGTGGCCCTGAAGGACACCCAAGAGTTTACATTAATTTG GACAAGCCTGGTGATCACTCCTGCGGTTACTGCGGACTGCGCtttgaaaaaacaaacaaccACTAA
- the LOC141435090 gene encoding uncharacterized protein — translation MAGQDNTKPNQEKSDTGSEIITEESTDENIIQEYDMLDSKLDELNTALDFLEQKNDDIHQKLKELLQSNIDIRQQLQNENLASSNK, via the exons ATGGCTGGCCAAGATAACACCAAACCTAATCAAGAAAAAAGTGATACTGGTTCTGAAATCATCACCGAAGAAAGTactgatgaaaatataattcaaG AATATGATATGCTTGATTCAAAATTGGATGAGCTAAATACAGCATTGGATTTCCTTGAACAGAAAAATGATGACATTCATCAGAAGTTAAAGGAACTACTGCAGTCCAATATTGATATTAGACAGCAACTACAAAATGAGAATTTAGCATCTAGTAACAAATAA